A genomic region of Arachis hypogaea cultivar Tifrunner chromosome 5, arahy.Tifrunner.gnm2.J5K5, whole genome shotgun sequence contains the following coding sequences:
- the LOC140184641 gene encoding serine/threonine-protein phosphatase 7 long form homolog, whose protein sequence is MVEQLLGVRPPMAAQQAAQRKESFTLKLVWLRDHVCQMPPTDDPETLRQYVWCYIMLLIGGYLLTDKSNNQVHVRWLPLLWDFAECRALSCGSVMLAWTYQSLYLAAQRSVTDIVGCTPLLMSWIYQRFSQWCPPDRGIYQYPLAARLVGSQQ, encoded by the exons ATGGTGGAGCAGTTGCTCGGTGTCAGGCCTCCGATGGCGGCACAGCAGGCTGCGCAGAGGAAGGAGTCATTCACGCTGAAGCTGGTGTGGTTGCGTGATCATGTCTGCCAGATGCCCCCGACTGATGACCCTGAGACCCTCCGACAGTATGTCTGGTGCTATATTATGTTACTGATCGGAGGGTATCTGTTGACAGACAAGTCCAACAACCAAGTGCACGTACGTTGGCTACCACTTCTCTGGGACTTCGCGGAGTGTAGGGCGTTATCTTGTGGCTCTGTTATGCTGGCCTGGACTTACCAGTCACTCTATTTGGCGGCACAGCGGAGCGTCACGGACATCGTCGGTTGCACTCCGCTTTTGATGAGCTGGATTTATCAGAGATTTTCTCAGTGGTGTCCACCAGATAGAGGAATCTACCAGTATCCACTAGCTGCAAG GTTGGTTGGATCGCAGCAGTAG
- the LOC112800125 gene encoding disease resistance protein RGA2-like, whose translation MTDALLGIVIGKLNTFIQGELAAFWGVNSQAKKLSSSLKMIRAVLQDAEEMQIKSNSVKLWLQDLSDAAYVLDDILEDCSTQSNLLQLEQTSSGVVRKAHGTWLASLHPKSLYFRRDLAKRMKEITNRLHEIDERRRMFKLRTGVIGRQQEDDQQRQTISAIPKHQMYGRDQDKHKIVEFLTKHASGIDGLSVYPIVGMAGLGKTTLARWVFNDERVIQHFDLRIWVCVSTNFNMMRILQSIVESSTGVNPNLSTLEAMQNKVQQVLLGKRYLLVLDDVWDNVKWEDLKTVLNCGGSGIKGASVLVTTRDPSVASAMGTCPAHHLSPLSEDDNWLLFKYHAFESDKEEHTELVAIGKKIVKKCGGSPLASKALGSLLCNKKEEIHWVNVLESKFWDKLEDDSIIVRALKISYFNLKLSLRQCFAFCAIFPEDFRMEKEQLIHLWMANGLIESEGKFEIEHVGNEAWKELCQRSFFQEVNIDELGRTTFKMHDLFHELAQSIMGEECLVYDEPASLTNLSTRVHHVTCLKPERKVNMDPFKKAESLRSMINLLPLDDYRNLNGLPPFNSLRALRTNASQLSALKSLTHLRYLNLRSSGITTLPECVSRLQKLQILKLEDCLYLSCLPKHLTQLKDLRHLLIEECQSLVEMPPNIG comes from the coding sequence ATGACAGACGCTTTACTTGGAATTGTCATTGGAAAATTGAACACTTTTATACAGGGTGAGCTTGCAGCTTTCTGGGGTGTTAACTCACAAGCTAAAAAGCTATCCTCGAGCCTCAAAATGATTCGAGCTGTTCTCCAAGATGCTGAAGAGATGCAGATAAAGAGTAATTCTGTGAAGCTTTGGCTGCAGGATCTTTCAGATGCAGCATATGTTTTAGATGATATCTTGGAAGATTGTTCAACACAGTCAAACCTGCTACAACTTGAGCAAACAAGCTCTGGGGTTGTAAGAAAGGCACACGGCACATGGTTGGCCTCTTTGCATCCCAAGTCACTTTATTTCCGCCGTGACCTCGCCAAGAGGATGAAAGAGATCACTAACAGGCTCCATGAGATTGATGAAAGAAGGAGGATGTTTAAGTTGCGTACAGGTGTCATAGGGAGGCAACAGGAAGATGATCAACAGCGTCAAACTATTTCTGCCATCCCTAAGCACCAGATGTATGGAAGAGACCAAGATAAACACAAGATTGTGGAGTTTCTCACCAAGCATGCCAGTGGCATTGATGGCCTCTCTGTGTATCCCATTGTTGGCATGGCAGGACTTGGAAAAACAACACTTGCTCGATGGGTCTTCAATGACGAGAGGGTGATCCAGCATTTTGATTTGAGAATTTGGGTTTGTGTTTCCACAAACTTCAATATGATGAGAATTCTACAGTCCATTGTAGAATCCTCCACCGGAGTGAACCCAAACCTCTCCACTTTAGAAGCAATGCAAAACAAAGTTCAACAAGTACTGCTGGGAAAACGGTATTTGCTCGTTCTAGATGATGTGTGGGACAATGTCAAATGGGAGGATTTGAAGACCGTGTTGAATTGTGGAGGTAGTGGAATCAAAGGAGCTTCAGTTTTGGTCACCACACGAGATCCGAGTGTGGCATCTGCCATGGGAACATGCCCTGCTCATCACTTGTCACCATTATCCGAAGATGACAATTGGTTATTGTTCAAATACCATGCATTTGAATCAGACAAAGAGGAGCACACAGAGCTTGTGGCAATAGGCAAGAAGATTGTGAAGAAATGTGGTGGTTCCCCTCTTGCATCTAAAGCACTTGGAAGCCTTTTGTGCAATAAAAAGGAGGAAATACATTGGGTGAATGTATTGGAAAGTAAGTTTTGGGACAAACTTGAGGATGATTCTATTATTGTACGTGCTTTGAAAATCAGCTACTTCAATTTGAAGTTGTCATTAAGACAATGCTTTGCTTTTTGTGCCATTTTCCCCGAAGATTTTCGAATGGAAAAGGAGCAACTTATTCATCTTTGGATGGCCAATGGTTTGATCGAATCCGAAGGGAAGTTTGAGATTGAGCATGTTGGTAATGAGGCTTGGAAGGAATTATGTCAGAGGTCATTTTTCCAAGAAGTTAACATTGATGAATTGGGAAGAACTACATTCAAGATGCATGATTTATTTCATGAACTTGCCCAATCCATAATGGGAGAAGAGTGCCTAGTTTATGATGAGCCTGCAAGCTTGACCAATTTGTCTACAAGGGTCCACCATGTCACTTGTTTAAAACCAGAGAGGAAGGTAAACATGGATCCCTTCAAGAAAGCTGAATCCTTGAGGAGTATGATTAATCTTCTTCCATTAGATGATTATCGCAATCTTAATGGGTTGCCACCATTCAATTCTCTCCGTGCACTACGTACAAATGCTTCTCAACTCTCAGCACTTAAGAGTTTAACGCATTTGAGGTACCTGAATCTGCGTAGCAGCGGTATCACAACACTGCCTGAATGTGTTTCGAGGTTACAAAAATTGCAGATTCTGAAGTTAGAAGACTGTCTATATCTTTCTTGTTTGCCCAAACACTTAACACAATTGAAGGATCTTAGACATCTCCTAATTGAAGAATGTCAATCATTAGTAGAGATGCCTCCGAATATTGGCTAG
- the LOC112800126 gene encoding probable methyltransferase PMT20 — MKHKDGKPINHPDKNRNVSLAITVIVLCGASFYLGGVFSSGKDPVVAITDHRNMDPSSETAVSLVTKAISFPECSKEYQDYTPCTDPKRWRKYGTYRLTLLERHCPPIFERKECLVPPPNGYKPPIRWPKSRDECWYRNVPYDWINKQKSNQHWLRKEGDKFQFPGGGTMFPNGVGEYVDLMQDLIPGMKDGTVRTAIDTGCGVASWGGDLLDRGILTVSLAPRDNHEAQVQFALERGIPAILGVISTQRLPFPANSFDMAHCSRCLIPWTEFGGLYLLEIHRILRPGGFWVLSGPPVNYERRWRGWNTTVEEQKSDYDKLQDLLTSLCFKLYNKKDDIAVWQKAKDNNCYDKLPRETYPPKCDDSLDANAGWYTPLRHCFMVPEPKYKKSALTYMPKWPERLNYAPERLMLVHGASSSTFSHDNSKWKKRIQHYKKLLPDLGTSKIRNVMDMNTVYGGFAAALINDPLWVMNVVSSYGKNTLPVVYDRGLIGTFQDWCEAFSTYPRTYDLLHLDGLFTAESHRCEMKYVLLEMDRILRPTGHAIIRESTYFVDAIATIAKGMRWTCRIENTEYSSEKEKVLICQKKLWQSSSSR; from the exons ATGAAGCATAAAGATGGAAAACCGATCAACCATCCAGACAAGAACAGGAATGTCAGCTTGGCAATCACAGTTATTGTTCTATGTGGAGCATCTTTCTACCTCGGTGGAGTCTTTTCTTCTGGAAAGGATCCGGTTGTCGCCATCACCGATCATAGGAACATGGATCCTTCTTCAGAAACAGCTGTTTCTCTAGTAACTAAAGCCATCAGTTTCCCAGAATGCAGCAAGGAGTATCAAGACTACACCCCATGCACAGATCCAAAG AGATGGAGAAAGTATGGGACTTATCGGCTCACCTTGTTGGAACGCCATTGCCCTCCGATATTCGAGAGGAAAGAATGCTTAGTTCCTCCTCCAAATGGATATAAGCCTCCAATTAGATGGCCAAAGAGTAGAGATGAATGTTGGTACag GAATGTGCCATATGACTGGATTAACAAGCAAAAATCTAATCAGCACTGGTTGAGAAAGGAAGGTGACAAATTCCAGTTTCCTGGTGGAGGTACTATGTTCCCCAATGGTGTTGGTGAGTATGTTGATTTAATGCAAGATCTGATCCCAGGAATGAAAGATGGAACTGTGAGAACTGCCATTGATACTGGTTGTGGG GTTGCTAGCTGGGGAGGTGACTTGTTGGATCGAGGGATTCTAACAGTTTCTCTTGCTCCAAGAGATAACCATGAAGCTCAGGTTCAATTCGCTCTAGAGCGTGGTATCCCTGCAATTCTTGGTGTCATTTCTACACAGAGATTACCATTCCCAGCAAACTCCTTTGATATGGCTCACTGCTCCAGATGCCTTATCCCATGGACAGAATTCG GTGGACTTTATCTCCTCGAAATACACCGTATTCTTCGTCCCGGAGGATTCTGGGTCTTGTCCGGCCCACCAGTCAACTATGAGCGCAGGTGGCGAGGATGGAACACGACCGTGGAAGAGCAAAAATCAGACTACGATAAGTTGCAAGATTTGCTAACTTCATTGTGCTTCAAGTTGTACAACAAAAAGGATGATATTGCTGTGTGGCAGAAGGCAAAAGACAACAATTGCTATGATAAGCTTCCAAGAGAGACCTATCCTCCGAAATGTGATGACAGCCTTGATGCTAATGCAGGATGGTACACGCCACTCCGTCATTGTTTCATGGTTCCAGAACCAAAGTATAAGAAATCAGCTCTAACATACATGCCTAAGTGGCCTGAGCGATTGAACTACGCACCTGAACGGCTTATGCTCGTCCATGGTGCCAGTTCTAGTACTTTTAGTCATGATAACAGCAAGTGGAAGAAGCGCATTCAGCACTACAAGAAGTTGTTGCCTGATCTTGGAACTAGCAAGATCAGGAATGTGATGGACATGAACACAGTATATGGAGGTTTCGCTGCAGCCTTGATCAATGATCCCCTGTGGGTTATGAATGTGGTCTCATCTTATGGCAAGAATACGCTCCCTGTGGTCTATGATCGCGGCCTCATTGGAACCTTCCAGGACTG GTGTGAAGCTTTCTCCACATATCCTCGTACTTATGACCTCCTTCATCTTGATGGACTCTTCACTGCAGAAAGCCACAG ATGTGAGATGAAGTATGTGTTGCTGGAGATGGACAGAATTTTGAGACCTACTGGGCACGCTATCATTAGGGAGTCTACTTATTTTGTGGATGCAATTGCAACCATTGCCAAGGGTATGAGATGGACATGCCGCATAGAGAACACAGAGTACAGCAGCGAGAAAGAGAAGGTATTGATATGccagaagaagctatggcagtcaTCCAGTTCAAGATGA